Proteins encoded in a region of the Podarcis muralis chromosome 2, rPodMur119.hap1.1, whole genome shotgun sequence genome:
- the LOC114587036 gene encoding transmembrane protease serine 9-like has translation MRLSRLRAAAAPLLALLLGQAVTLNITSLLPSEDCGTRPLMGEMTVWNRIVGGRDAEPGAWPWQVSLQVYRFGTGYHHVCGGSVINNYSVLTAAHCIKKWTDPAFWRVVFGLHHLYNYESSTVKRHVRAIVMHSGFKRSTYENDVALFKLKRPISYSDYIQPICLPNSTTQLVADENPCFISGWGNTEEKGRGKFILQEAQVDVIPLYICNRYDWYAGVVSWNMLCAGSETGHVDSCQGDSGGPLMCYFPDYTKFYLIGITSFGIGCGRPKLPGIYIRAKNYRPWIDRAVTIFSRTSTMSFQHILMFLTVGLVTFHLVLWVSPAFSPSGRPFHVLRALRSSRQKRQGVELRVRVGGSEGRRGGDFLGKSLRGLGFAPKSSGRARPVDPPSALGSPWKDPSRPQEPEKYCGTRPLMDEKKTESRIIGGHDAMVGSWPWQVSLQHYTIGLGYFHLCGGSLITNNTVLTAAHCVKKNRNAAFWRAVIAVHHLHAHNYYTRKRRVSTITVHSDYDSESYENDIALFTLIKHVKYNNYIQPVCIPENDTIDMYPCYIAGWGNTKEKGVGKLILQEAQVDVFPLRLCNRYDSYAGRLTENMVCAGSLTGRVDSCQGDSGGPLMCYFRNVSRYYLIGITSFGLGCGRPRYPGIYARTVNYKNWIDAHLIAKTTNVSIRWVPIYWIVAWTVVHIL, from the exons ATGCGGCTAAGCCGTCTCAGGGCAGCCGCTGCGCCTCTGCTGGCGCTGCTGCTGGGTCAAGCCGTGACCCTGAACATAACGTCTCTGCTTCCCTCGGAGG ATTGCGGGACAAGGCCTCTGATGGGAGAGATGACAGTATGGAATCGGATTGTGGGTGGACGTGATGCTGAGCCAGGGGCATGGCCATGGCAAGTTAGTCTTCAGGTTTACCGCTTTGGTACAGGATATCACCATGTATGTGGTGGATCCGTGATTAATAACTACTCAGTGCTGACAGCAGCACACTGCATTAAAAAATGGAC GGATCCAGCATTTTGGAGGGTTGTATTTGGCTTGCACCATCTTTATAACTATGAATCTTCTACCGTAAAGCGCCATGTCAGAGCTATCGTGATGCATTCTGGTTTCAAGAGAAGCACGTACGAAAATGATGTTGCCTTGTTTAAACTAAAAAGGCCTATCAGCTACAGTGATTATATTCAGCCTATCTGCTTACCTAACAGCACTACTCAACTAGTGGCAGATGAAAACCCATGTTTCATAAGTGGATGGGGAAACACAGAGGAGAAGG GTAGAGGAAAATTTATATTACAAGAAGCTCAAGTTGACGTTATTCCACTATATATCTGCAATAGATATGACTGGTATGCAGGCGTAGTATCGTGGAATATGCTTTGTGCTGGTTCTGAAACTGGACATGTGGATAGCTGCCAG GGGGACAGTGGAGGACCTCTGATGTGTTACTTTCCAGATTACACCAAGTTTTATCTGATAGGAATCACCAGTTTTGGTATTGGCTGTGGTCGACCCAAACTTCCTGGAATCTATATACGTGCAAAAAATTATCGGCCATGGATAGATAGAGCAGTCACAATATTCAGCAGAACTTCTACTATGAGCTTTCAACACATTCTAATGTTTTTGACCGTTGGATTGGTAACCTTCCATCTTGTTCTATG GGTGAGCCCGGCTTTCTCTCCCTCCGGCCGCCCTTTCCACGTTCTCCGCGCGCTGCGCTCGAGCCGCCAAAAAAGACAGGGGGTGGAACTGCGCGTGCGCGTGGGAGGCAGCGAAGGAAGGAGGGGCGGGGATTTCCTCGGAAAGTCCCTGAGAGGACTGGGATTTGCTCCCAAATCGAGCGGGCGGGCGAGGCCTGTGGATCCGCCGTCGGCATTGGGGTCCCCGTGGAAAGACCCATCGCGGCCTCAGGAACCGGAGAAAT ACTGCGGAACAAGGCCTCTTATGGATGAGAAAAAAACAGAGTCTCGGATTATAGGTGGACATGATGCCATGGTTGGATCTTGGCCATGGCAAGTTAGCCTTCAGCATTATACCATTGGCCTAGGATATTTCCATCTGTGTGGTGGAAGTTTAATTACAAACAACACGGTGTTGACAGCAGCACACTGCGTTAAAAAAAATAG GAACGCAGCCTTTTGGAGGGCTGTCATCGCCGTGCATCATCTTCATGCACACAACTATTATACTCGAAAGCGCCGGGTCAGTACAATCACGGTCCATTCTGATTATGATTCAGAAAGCTATGAAAATGATATTGCCTTGTTTACGCTAATAAAACAtgtaaaatataataattatattCAGCCCGTCTGCATACCTGAAAATGATACTATTGACATGTACCCATGTTACATagctggctggggaaacacaaagGAGAAAG GTGTTGGCAAATTAATATTACAAGAAGCTCAGGTAGATGTTTTTCCGCTGAGATTATGCAATAGATATGACTCGTATGCAGGGAGATTAACAGAAAACATGGTTTGTGCTGGCTCTCTGACTGGACGTGTTGATAGCTGCCAG GGAGACAGCGGTGGACCTTTGATGTGTTATTTTCGAAATGTTAGCAGGTATTATCTGATAGGAATCACCAGTTTTGGGCTTGGTTGTGGCCGACCAAGATATCCAGGAATCTATGCTCGTACAGTTAATTACAAAAATTGGATAGATGCGCATTTAATTGCTAAGACCACCAATGTGAGCATTCGATGGGTTCCGATCTATTGGATTGTTGCATGGACAGTCGTTCATATTCTATGA